A portion of the Punica granatum isolate Tunisia-2019 chromosome 7, ASM765513v2, whole genome shotgun sequence genome contains these proteins:
- the LOC116213429 gene encoding uncharacterized protein LOC116213429 isoform X2 has protein sequence MNSISSSLAVTAAPGARRFTGSCNHTDEFLGNTCRTNLSFHSNRARDLQLSSSRRLTTIRAGYSDDGKPSSASIFVGGFVLGGVIVGALGCIFAPQISKALAATDRKDLMRKLPKFIYDEEKALELFSVLQKTRKVLTEKIAQLNSAIDEVSAQLRSEESPDATSVDPDEVEAPA, from the exons ATGAATTCGATTTCGAGTTCTTTGGCTGTAACGGCGGCTCCCGGAGCTCGGCGCTTCACCG GTTCCTGTAACCACACAGACGAATTTCTTGGGAATACATGCCGCACAAACTTGTCATTCCATTCGAATCGTGCCAGGGACCTGCAGCTCAGCTCCTCCAGGCGACTCACCACCATTCGTGCTGGGTACAG TGATGATGGAAAGCCAAGCAGTGCAAGCATCTTTGTTGGAGGCTTTGTCCTTGGAGGAGTTATAGTTGGCGCACTCGGTTGTATATTTGCACCCCAG ATCAGCAAGGCACTAGCTGCGACTGACAGGAAGGATTTGATGAGGAAACTGCCCAAATTCATATATGATGAAGAAAAGGCCTTGGAG TTGTTTTCTGTTTTGCAGAAAACAAGGAAAGTTCTGACTGAGAAGATCGCCCAGCTGAATTCTGCCATAGACGAAGTGTCTGCTCAGCTACGGTCAGAAGAGTCACCGGATGCCACTTCGGTGGACCCTGATGAAGTAGAAGCTCCCGCATGA
- the LOC116213424 gene encoding glyceraldehyde-3-phosphate dehydrogenase B, chloroplastic, which yields MATHAALASSPIPTTNARFSSKSSHSFPTQCFSKRLEVAEFSGLRASSCVTFPKNAGEASFFDAVAAQLTPKTTGSAPIKGETVAKLKVAINGFGRIGRNFLRCWHGRKNSPLDVIVVNDSGGVKNASHLLKYDSMLGTFKADVKIVNNETISVDGKPIKVVSSRDPLQLPWADLGIDIVIEGTGVFVDGPGAGKHIQAGAKKVVITAPAKGADIPTYVVGVNEGDYYHEVSNIVSNASCTTNCLAPFVKVMDEEFGIVKGTMTTTHSYTGDQRLLDASHRDLRRARAAALNIVPTSTGAAKAVSLVLPQLKGKLNGIALRVPTPNVSVVDLVVNVEKKGLTAEDVNAAFRKAANGPLKGILDVCDVPLVSVDFRCSDVSSTIDSSLTMVMGDDMVKVVAWYDNEWGYSQRVVDLAHLVARKWPGAPAAGSGDPLEDFCQTNPADEECKVYEN from the exons ATGGCCACTCATGCAGCTCTTGCTTCCTCTCCCATCCCTACAACCAATGCCCGCTTCTCCTCCAAGTCCTCCCACTCCTTCCCCACCCAATGCTTCTCCAAG AGGTTGGAAGTGGCAGAATTCTCGGGGCTGAGGGCCAGCTCGTGTGTGACCTTCCCGAAGAATGCCGGGGAGGCATCCTTCTTTGATGCTGTGGCTGCTCAGCTCACTCCCAAG ACTACAGGATCAGCACCTATTAAGGGAGAGACCGTGGCCAAGCTGAAGGTTGCAATCAACGGGTTCGGTCGCATTGGAAGGAACTTCCTCAGGTGCTGGCACGGGAGGAAGAACTCTCCTCTCGACGTTATTGTAGTTAACGACAGCGGAGGTGTGAAGAAC GCCTCCCACTTGCTTAAGTATGACTCAATGCTCGGAACTTTTAAAGCTGACGTGAAGATCGTAAACAATGAGACGATCAGTGTCGACGGGAAGCCCATCAAGGTTGTTTCCAGTAGGGACCCGCTCCAGCTTCCTTGGGCTGATCTCGGGATTGATATTGTTATTGAG GGAACTGGAGTGTTCGTTGATGGACCTGGCGCCGGAAAACACATCCAAGCCGGTGCCAAGAAGGTTGTCATCACCGCTCCCGCGAAAGGTGCTGATATCCCAACCTATGTCGTTGGTGTGAACGAGGGCGATTACTATCACGAGGTCTCCAACATCGTGAG CAATGCTTCTTGCACCACGAACTGCCTAGCTCCTTTCGTGAAGGTCATGGACGAAGAATTCG GAATTGTCAAGGGTACCATGACCACAACTCACTCGTACACCGGTGACCAG AGGCTATTGGATGCTTCCCACCGGGACCTGAGAAGGGCCAGGGCTGCTGCCCTCAACATCGTGCCCACAAGCACTGGTGCTGCTAAGGCAGTGTCCTTGGTGCTGCCCCAGCTTAAGGGCAAGCTCAATGGGATCGCCCTCCGTGTCCCGACCCCTAATGTGTCGGTGGTCGACCTTGTGGTCAATGTTGAGAAGAAGGGCCTCACTGCTGAGGACGTGAATGCAGCCTTCAGGAAGGCCGCCAATGGCCCGCTCAAAGGCATCCTGGACGTGTGCGACGTACCCCTCGTGTCCGTGGACTTCCGGTGCTCTGATGTCTCCTCGACCATCGACTCCTCGTTGACTATGGTCATGGGAGACGACATGGTCAAGGTGGTCGCCTGGTACGACAATGAATGGGGATACAG CCAAAGGGTGGTCGACTTGGCCCATCTCGTAGCAAGAAAATGGCCCGGGGCGCCCGCCGCCGGAAGTGGAGACCCCTTGGAAGATTTCTGCCAGACGAACCCTGCTGACGAGGAATGCAAAGTTTACGAGAACTAG
- the LOC116213426 gene encoding peptidyl-prolyl cis-trans isomerase FKBP18, chloroplastic isoform X2 has protein sequence MASLPSLDFCPSTSVSGAGATRHQQQHHQQRLVFPVRISRRSAILISSSLPFTLTSLPPPSEARERRNKKNIPLEEYSTGPDGLKYYDIVEGKGPVAENGMNVQVHFDCLYRGITAISSRESKLLAGNRIIAQPYEFKVGATPGKERKREFVDNPNGLFSAQAAPKPPPAMYKITEGMKVGGKRTVIVPPEAGYGSKGMNEIPVSDRFSYD, from the exons ATGGCTTCCCTTCCCAGCTTAGACTTCTGCCCCTCTACCTCCGTCTCCGGCGCCGGCGCTACCCGCCACCAGCAACAGCATCATCAGCAGCGGCTCGTCTTTCCGGTACGCATCTCGAGAAGATCGGCGATTTTGATCTCCTCCTCCCTCCCCTTCACGCTGACGTCGCTGCCTCCGCCGTCGGAGGCGAGGGAGAGGCGCAACAAGAAGAACATCCCCCTCGAGGAATATTCCACTGGCC CTGACGGCCTAAAGTACTATGACATTGTCGAGGGAAAGGGCCCGGTGGCCGAAAACGGCATGAATGTCCAG GTCCATTTTGACTGCTTATACCGTGGCATCACAGCAATTTCGAGTCGAGAGTCTAAGCTCTTAGCAGGGAATCGCATAATCGCGCAG CCATATGAGTTCAAGGTGGGAGCTACTCCTGGAAAAGAACGGAAGCGTGAATTTGTAGACAATCCGAATGGTTTGTTTTCGGCGCAGGCTGCCCCGAAACCGCCTCCTGCTATGTACAAAATAACCGAAGGGATGAAAGTGGGCGGGAAG AGAACTGTCATTGTTCCTCCAGAGGCTGGCTATGGCTCGAAGGGAATGAACGAGATACCT GTATCGGATAGGTTCAGTTATGATTGA
- the LOC116213429 gene encoding uncharacterized protein LOC116213429 isoform X3: MNSISSSLAVTAAPGARRFTGSCNHTDEFLGNTCRTNLSFHSNRARDLQLSSSRRLTTIRAGYSDDGKPSSASIFVGGFVLGGVIVGALGCIFAPQVPILHISKALAATDRKDLMRKLPKFIYDEEKALEKTRKVLTEKIAQLNSAIDEVSAQLRSEESPDATSVDPDEVEAPA, encoded by the exons ATGAATTCGATTTCGAGTTCTTTGGCTGTAACGGCGGCTCCCGGAGCTCGGCGCTTCACCG GTTCCTGTAACCACACAGACGAATTTCTTGGGAATACATGCCGCACAAACTTGTCATTCCATTCGAATCGTGCCAGGGACCTGCAGCTCAGCTCCTCCAGGCGACTCACCACCATTCGTGCTGGGTACAG TGATGATGGAAAGCCAAGCAGTGCAAGCATCTTTGTTGGAGGCTTTGTCCTTGGAGGAGTTATAGTTGGCGCACTCGGTTGTATATTTGCACCCCAGGTTCCAATCCTCCAT ATCAGCAAGGCACTAGCTGCGACTGACAGGAAGGATTTGATGAGGAAACTGCCCAAATTCATATATGATGAAGAAAAGGCCTTGGAG AAAACAAGGAAAGTTCTGACTGAGAAGATCGCCCAGCTGAATTCTGCCATAGACGAAGTGTCTGCTCAGCTACGGTCAGAAGAGTCACCGGATGCCACTTCGGTGGACCCTGATGAAGTAGAAGCTCCCGCATGA
- the LOC116213426 gene encoding peptidyl-prolyl cis-trans isomerase FKBP18, chloroplastic isoform X1 has product MASLPSLDFCPSTSVSGAGATRHQQQHHQQRLVFPVRISRRSAILISSSLPFTLTSLPPPSEARERRNKKNIPLEEYSTGPDGLKYYDIVEGKGPVAENGMNVQVHFDCLYRGITAISSRESKLLAGNRIIAQPYEFKVGATPGKERKREFVDNPNGLFSAQAAPKPPPAMYKITEGMKVGGKRTVIVPPEAGYGSKGMNEIPPGATFELNIELLQVEPSEEKWSS; this is encoded by the exons ATGGCTTCCCTTCCCAGCTTAGACTTCTGCCCCTCTACCTCCGTCTCCGGCGCCGGCGCTACCCGCCACCAGCAACAGCATCATCAGCAGCGGCTCGTCTTTCCGGTACGCATCTCGAGAAGATCGGCGATTTTGATCTCCTCCTCCCTCCCCTTCACGCTGACGTCGCTGCCTCCGCCGTCGGAGGCGAGGGAGAGGCGCAACAAGAAGAACATCCCCCTCGAGGAATATTCCACTGGCC CTGACGGCCTAAAGTACTATGACATTGTCGAGGGAAAGGGCCCGGTGGCCGAAAACGGCATGAATGTCCAG GTCCATTTTGACTGCTTATACCGTGGCATCACAGCAATTTCGAGTCGAGAGTCTAAGCTCTTAGCAGGGAATCGCATAATCGCGCAG CCATATGAGTTCAAGGTGGGAGCTACTCCTGGAAAAGAACGGAAGCGTGAATTTGTAGACAATCCGAATGGTTTGTTTTCGGCGCAGGCTGCCCCGAAACCGCCTCCTGCTATGTACAAAATAACCGAAGGGATGAAAGTGGGCGGGAAG AGAACTGTCATTGTTCCTCCAGAGGCTGGCTATGGCTCGAAGGGAATGAACGAGATACCT CCGGGGGCCACCTTCGAGCTGAATATTGAGCTCCTGCAAGTGGAACCATCCGAAGAAAAATGGTCGAGTTAA
- the LOC116213429 gene encoding uncharacterized protein LOC116213429 isoform X1 has product MNSISSSLAVTAAPGARRFTGSCNHTDEFLGNTCRTNLSFHSNRARDLQLSSSRRLTTIRAGYSDDGKPSSASIFVGGFVLGGVIVGALGCIFAPQVPILHISKALAATDRKDLMRKLPKFIYDEEKALELFSVLQKTRKVLTEKIAQLNSAIDEVSAQLRSEESPDATSVDPDEVEAPA; this is encoded by the exons ATGAATTCGATTTCGAGTTCTTTGGCTGTAACGGCGGCTCCCGGAGCTCGGCGCTTCACCG GTTCCTGTAACCACACAGACGAATTTCTTGGGAATACATGCCGCACAAACTTGTCATTCCATTCGAATCGTGCCAGGGACCTGCAGCTCAGCTCCTCCAGGCGACTCACCACCATTCGTGCTGGGTACAG TGATGATGGAAAGCCAAGCAGTGCAAGCATCTTTGTTGGAGGCTTTGTCCTTGGAGGAGTTATAGTTGGCGCACTCGGTTGTATATTTGCACCCCAGGTTCCAATCCTCCAT ATCAGCAAGGCACTAGCTGCGACTGACAGGAAGGATTTGATGAGGAAACTGCCCAAATTCATATATGATGAAGAAAAGGCCTTGGAG TTGTTTTCTGTTTTGCAGAAAACAAGGAAAGTTCTGACTGAGAAGATCGCCCAGCTGAATTCTGCCATAGACGAAGTGTCTGCTCAGCTACGGTCAGAAGAGTCACCGGATGCCACTTCGGTGGACCCTGATGAAGTAGAAGCTCCCGCATGA
- the LOC116213427 gene encoding RING-H2 finger protein ATL80-like — MARPFRFLGSADSPESTAADSSEPVAGDSDFVAILAALLCALICVLGLVAVARCAWLRRFSSSSGAAASGTAQPPPSKANKGLKKKILRSLPKLTCTPESAARFSDCAICLAEFAAGEEIRVLPHCGHAFHVACIDKWLGSHSSCPSCRRILVSSSRCDKCGGNFPTSSSSASTSATCSGADAEARLKRREDDANRFLP; from the coding sequence ATGGCTCGTCCCTTCCGCTTCCTCGGCTCCGCCGACTCGCCGGAGAGCACCGCCGCAGACTCCTCCGAGCCCGTCGCCGGCGACTCCGACTTCGTCGCCATACTGGCCGCCCTCCTCTGCGCGCTCATATGCGTCCTCGGCCTCGTGGCCGTGGCCCGCTGTGCCTGGCTTCGCcgcttctcctcctcctccggcGCCGCAGCCTCAGGCACAGCGCAGCCGCCTCCCTCCAAGGCCAACAAGGGGCTCAAGAAGAAAATCCTCCGCTCCCTCCCGAAGCTCACCTGCACGCCGGAGTCCGCCGCGAGGTTCTCCGACTGCGCGATCTGCCTCGCGGAATTCGCGGCCGGGGAAGAGATCCGAGTGCTCCCGCACTGCGGCCACGCCTTCCACGTGGCGTGCATCGACAAGTGGCTCGGATCTCACTCCTCGTGTCCCTCGTGCCGCCGGATCCTCGTCTCCTCCAGCCGCTGCGACAAGTGCGGTGGCAACTTCCCCACCAGCTCAAGCTCCGCCTCCACTTCCGCCACCTGCTCCGGAGCTGATGCCGAGGCCAGATTGAAGCGGAGAGAAGACGACGCCAATAGGTTCCTCCCCTAA
- the LOC116213429 gene encoding uncharacterized protein LOC116213429 isoform X4 — protein MNSISSSLAVTAAPGARRFTGSCNHTDEFLGNTCRTNLSFHSNRARDLQLSSSRRLTTIRAGYSDDGKPSSASIFVGGFVLGGVIVGALGCIFAPQISKALAATDRKDLMRKLPKFIYDEEKALEKTRKVLTEKIAQLNSAIDEVSAQLRSEESPDATSVDPDEVEAPA, from the exons ATGAATTCGATTTCGAGTTCTTTGGCTGTAACGGCGGCTCCCGGAGCTCGGCGCTTCACCG GTTCCTGTAACCACACAGACGAATTTCTTGGGAATACATGCCGCACAAACTTGTCATTCCATTCGAATCGTGCCAGGGACCTGCAGCTCAGCTCCTCCAGGCGACTCACCACCATTCGTGCTGGGTACAG TGATGATGGAAAGCCAAGCAGTGCAAGCATCTTTGTTGGAGGCTTTGTCCTTGGAGGAGTTATAGTTGGCGCACTCGGTTGTATATTTGCACCCCAG ATCAGCAAGGCACTAGCTGCGACTGACAGGAAGGATTTGATGAGGAAACTGCCCAAATTCATATATGATGAAGAAAAGGCCTTGGAG AAAACAAGGAAAGTTCTGACTGAGAAGATCGCCCAGCTGAATTCTGCCATAGACGAAGTGTCTGCTCAGCTACGGTCAGAAGAGTCACCGGATGCCACTTCGGTGGACCCTGATGAAGTAGAAGCTCCCGCATGA
- the LOC116213425 gene encoding dolichyl-diphosphooligosaccharide--protein glycosyltransferase subunit 1A, whose protein sequence is MGLRFDLLLFTAALLFSPALSDLVLSKVDRRVDLTTQVVRITSTLKAENTGGNSVSEVLVVFPDRQAKTLAYLSAVSNAGKGKAKVSSVTLPVKEVELKGMPPSLVGYSVSLPEPLGKGESFTLDVLAVYAHSLKPFPEKITQADIQLLVFEDSAYYLSPYEVKAQSLTVKLPQARIESYTKLENTKIHGSDIKYGPYENLPPFSYSPIVVHFESNRPFAVARQVVREIEISHWGNVQVTEHYNIVNGGSEIVGEFSRLDFQARPHIRGPSAFKNLVAKLPPRAHSVYYRDEIGNISTSHLWGDSKKTELEIEPRYPMFGGWRTAFTIGYGLPLRDFLFESEGKRFINISFGSPINEIVVDTLIVKVVLPEGSRDISVSAPFPVKESRETKFSHLDLVGRPVVVLEKSNVVPEHNQYFQVYYTFSSISMLMEPLMLISGFFFLFITCIVYMHADMSISKSSPSYLAKLQWEEVQAVIQQIDNIISRCLAVHDKLEASLRDLSRTGDVQACKAARKLGDSALKELTKELKPLLSFLQSSSQAGHVVSKVDELVTKERELQEKLMVKLSTVVDCYEKKLSGREIENRINAQQQKITALRQEVDDLLEFIDEL, encoded by the exons ATGGGTCTGAGGTTCGATCTGCTTCTGTTCACGGCGGCCTTGCTTTTCTCACCGGCGCTCTCCGATCTGGTCCTCTCGAAGGTCGATCGACGC GTCGATTTGACGACTCAAGTTGTACGCATCACCTCAACGCTCAAG GCGGAGAACACAGGTGGCAATTCTGTATCAGAAGTGTTGGTGGTCTTCCCTGACCGGCAGGCAAAAACCTTGGCGTACTTGTCTGCAGTCTCCAATGCAGGGAAGGGAAAAGCGAAAGTTTCTTCGGTTACTCTTCCCGTTAAAGAAGTTGAGCTCAAAGGGATGCCTCCGTCTTTGGTTGGCTATTCGGTGTCATTGCCTGAGCCACTAGGCAAAGGGGAGAGCTTCACTCTGGATGTATTGGCTGTGTACGCTCACTCATTGAAACCCTTCCCTGAGAAGATTACACAGGCTGATATTCAGCTTCTCGTGTTTGAGGACAGTGCCTATTACCTCTCTCCTTATGAGGTCAAGGCTCAGTCACTCACTGTTAAACTGCCACAGGCCAGGATTGAATCCTACACAAAACTAGAGAACACAAAGATCCATGGGTCAGACATTAAATATGGGCCTTATGAGAACCTTCCGCCATTTTCCTACTCGCCCATTGTTGTCCATTTTGAAAGCAACCGGCCTTTCGCTGTTGCTCGACAGGTGGTACGAGAGATAGAAATTTCTCATTGGGGTAATGTACAGGTGACAGAGCACTACAACATTGTTAATGGAGGTTCTGAGATTGTGGGGGAATTTTCCCG GCTTGATTTCCAGGCCAGACCACACATTAGGGGCCCATCAGCTTTCAAGAATCTTGTTGCAAAATTGCCACCAAGGGCTCACTCTGTATATTACAGGGATGAAATTGGCAATATTTCAACATCTCATCTTTGGGGGGATTCAAAGAAG ACGGAGCTGGAAATTGAACCTAGGTACCCAATGTTTGGTGGATGGAGGACTGCGTTTACCATTGGTTATGGTTTGCCACTTCGGGACTTTCTTTTTGAATCAGAAGGAAAACGCTTCATCAATATCTCCTTTGGTTCCCCCATAAATGAGATAGTCGTCGACACTCTCATTGTCAAA GTTGTTTTGCCGGAAGGATCTCGAGATATATCTGTTTCTGCTCCATTTCCTGTTAAAGAGTCACGAGAG ACAAAGTTTTCCCATTTGGATCTAGTAGGCAGACCAGTGGTTGTCTTGGAAAAGAGCAATGTCGTACCTGAGCACAATCAGTATTTCCAG GTCTATTACACATTCAGCAGTATCTCGATGCTCATGGAACCACTGATGCTGATCTCTGgatttttcttcctcttcatcacTTGCATTGTCTACATGCATGCTGACATGTCTATCTCCAAGTCCTCACCGTCTTACTTGGCGAAACTCCAATGGGAAGAG GTCCAAGCAGTAATTCAACAGATTGATAATATTATCAGCCGCTGCCTAGCAGTCCATGACAAGCTTGAAGCATCTTTGCGCGATCTTTCTAGGACGGGCGATGTGCAAGCTTGTAAAGCTGCTCGAAAGTTGGGTGACAGTGCTCTAAAGGAGCTCACGAAAGAGCTAAAGCCCTTGCTCTCATTCTTGCAATCTTCTTCCCAGGCTGGTCATGTAGTGTCTAAG GTTGATGAGTTGGTGACGAAGGAGAGGGAACTGCAGGAGAAACTGATGGTAAAGCTCTCGACTGTGGTCGATTGTTATGAGAAGAAGCTCAGCGGACGGGAAATCGAGAACCGGATCAATGCCCAGCAGCAGAAGATTACGGCGCTGAGGCAGGAGGTCGATGATCTCCTTGAGTTTATTGATGAGttatga
- the LOC116213428 gene encoding outer envelope pore protein 21B, chloroplastic-like, with translation METSLRYWGDSKSLRFHAKEKIPIDSKTRLQVQGELDTRIGAPTFVHAMIRRFYPDISGSLGVGLLYEKNGKVRYTVRGKKSFDVTSEGALAFIVKARSDVDQEFGQWKSRGAAEFALNIKDFQKDQDVRVKVGLEVFDQPPRKDTKEKQKPLQQIVPYLQIRENNWTLNADVNGKWNVRYDL, from the exons ATGGAGACATCGCTCAGATACTGGGGTGACTCCAAGTCCCTCAGATTCCACGCAAAGGAAAAGATTCCAATCGATTCCAAAACCCGCCTGCAG GTTCAAGGGGAGCTGGACACGAGAATCGGAGCCCCGACTTTCGTTCATGCGATGATAAGACGCTTCTACCCTGAT ATATCGGGTAGCCTCGGTGTAGGCCTGCTTTATGagaagaatgggaaggtcCGGTATACTGTACGTGGGAAGAAATCATTCGATGTGACATCGGAGGGAGCTTTGGCCTTCATTGTGAAGGCACGGTCCGATGTTGACCAAGAGTTTGGACAG TGGAAGTCGAGGGGAGCGGCAGAATTCGCTCTGAACATTAAGGATTTCCAGAAGGATCAAGATGTCAGGGTCAAGGTTGGTCTTGAAGTGTTTGATCAG CCTCCCAGAAAAGACACAAAGGAGAAGCAGAAGCCCCTCCAGCAAATT gTTCCTTACTTGCAGATCAGGGAGAACAACTGGACGCTCAATGCAGATGTTAACGGCAAATGGAACGTGAGGTACGACTTGTGA